The nucleotide window ATGTGAGGACAGAGGTTTCAGCTTCGGTCTGAGCATGCCTATAGACAAAGAGTTCTGAGAGTGGGGAAGGCTCAGGCAGGTCTCACTTACGCACCACAGGATTATGGACATGATGGTGAGGATCCTGATATTCCGGGTTCGGATCAGATCATAAATGTGGTGTTTGTGAGGCTTCTTGGAACTTGCATCTTGTAGCTGCAGGAAGAATACAGTTAATGGTATAGAAGGAGAAAATGTCTGTTGACCTGCAACCCATTATTTTCACCATCTACTTCTCAAGATTTAGGGAGCATCCTAAGGTTCTTCTTTGAAAAGACAGAAGTATAGTGACCTTTGATGACCAAGGCCCCCTGTAGGCCTAGTCAATGACAAAAGGAAACTGAAGGGCAATGAGGGATAAAGAGAGGTATCCAGCAATTGAAAACCAATGTTGTTGCAAGGAGGGCTACTTATTCATCCCAGCCACCTGACTAGCTTAGactagaaataattacacagaaactctattaattaaatcactggttggccattagctctagcttcttgttggctaactcttacatcttaatttaatccatttttattaatctgtttatcaccacaaggtcgtggcctaccagcgaAGTCTTAGCACGGCTACCTCCAGccgtggatccatggcatcccctgacgctgcccttctttttcccagcattcagttctgtcttctccgcctacataaattctgccctatcaacaggccaagccagtttctttattcattaaccaagaaaaggaaTATACCGAcgaaaggacctcctacaccacaagGTGACAGCCACCTCACTGGATTACCCTGCCCATGCTCACTGCCACCTTTCAGggaggactttgaggtttcccatGCAAGGATGACTCCCTGCTATCTCAGTTAGAGAAAAATAAGGCTGTGTATTTTACTGAACTGAcatttaaataatgaataatttgAGTTCTTGTACTATGTAGTTACTGGtcttcttccagaaaaaaaaatatcaaattgaaaatagaaaaactaaCCCATATTTCACCCAGAGTAACTTCTTATGAGATTCAGCAGAGCCAAGGCCATCACTAAATCTCATGTCTAAACACACTGATGCTCTTTCTTAGCCAACACACTTTGGGAACTTGTTTTTACCCACTCAGTAGTTCAGTGAAATCATCCTGGACTCAAAAATTCTGAAACAGCTCCATTTCCTCAGTGGTGCTAACGAGGCTGGAGCGTTCACCCAGACTGACTCCACCTCTCTTAAAATGACCTCAGTCACACTCCAGTCCTGACTTCTGTGCCTCAGAGACCTTCTAGAGCTGGAGAGTGATGAGTGACTGTGGCTGCTGGGCCACCACTTAAGGACTCTTGGTGGCTATCAGCATCTTTGCTGCCTGTAACAACTGCTTCCTCTCTCACTAGCTCCCAGTCCTCATCAGCCCAGAGCATCTCAAACATGCCTGCAGCTTACACTACAAGAAATTACTCATGGAATATGAGAACAGGGAAGAGATGGCCATCAGAAAAAACAGCTGTCAGAGACAGAACACTACTAAGTGCAAATCTACCAGTGTTCAGATTATCTTTCGATGACAATCCCTGATGTTGTGTGATATCTGTACATCGTGTGAAGATGTAATGTTGTGATTTGTATAATAAATATCTGAATGGCCAGCCCAGAGGAAGCAGGGTGGGAAGTACAGAGAGATGTGGTATTGAGCCACAACGTAGATTAaaaagtatgggttaatttaagttataagaactagttaggacaAACCTGTGCTAAGGTTgagcttttgtaattaataataagtctctgtgttagtATTTGTGacctggtggtccaaagaaaatcCATCTATACCCTGAGGCATAAGAAACAGTGACTTTCCAGAAAGCTAAAGTTGATGGAAGCCTCTTGCTAATAAAAGGCATTTTATTATCAAAAGTAATCCAGACATGACAGCATGTCTCTTCAGTTCCAGTTCTTTGGAGGCATAGGCAGtgaaatctttgtgagtttgaaaccaaccTGATCTATACAGATTTCTAgaccagtcagggttacatattGAGAAcctatgttaaaaagaaataaagaaagagaaatggttAAAATATATTGTTACTTTATGTTACTTAGATAGGAAGTAAAGTAAGCATGGAAAAAAGTCCATGGGAGAGAATAGGTATCTAGAACCATTACTTACCCTCAGAGGTCCGAGTGTATACATGTTCAAGGGTGTACATGTGGAATGGACCAcaggaatgtatgtgtgtgtgtcggcTAGAGGTTGACTTAGGGTGTCATCTTCAATCACTTTTCTACCTTACactagagacaggatctctccttCACTGGTTAGATGGCTGGACTAGCCAGTCCTGATTAAGTCCCTGGGAtccttctgtccctgcttccccagtgttgggattacacgTACActctgccatgcctggctttttggttggttgctgggatctgaaccgAGGTCCTCACACTTATGTGGTAGACACTTTACagactgaatcatctctctatgCCTTTAACTTCTGCATTTCAACAGACCTTGCTCTAGGGATGGCTGGGGTTTGGGTAGAGTAAGGGCTGAGCTCCCGTGAGCTGTGCTGTATGGTGCTGAACTAAAATGACCAGAGTAAGTCTCCCCACCACCTTCCACACAAATTTACCTCATTTGGATCAAAGATAGGGGAAGGTGCAACAATTCCATTGATTTTGGCAGCTCTGCGGATGATCACCTCTGCCTCTTTAATTCGGCCTTGAGAGATGAGCCATCGGGGGGACTCAGGGATACACCTGAAAGTAAAAGTGCATTCTAGTGATGCCTCCTGTTCGCTTGCTTTCCCAGAGGCTGGGCATGCTTGACTAGAGACGGGAAATGAGGTTTCAGTGCAGAGGGAGTGTATGGAGTAtcaggtgatggaggagggtcacctgtctatgtgttactctcattggttaataaagaaactgccttggctttttgatagggcaggatttagatagatggagtagacagaacataatgctgggagaaagaaagcatagttggtcagacgccatagctctcctctccaagatggacgcaggttagaatcttcccagtaagccaccactttgtggtactacacagattattagaaatgcgttaaccaagatgtgagaattagccaataagcagctagaactaatgggccaggcagtgcttaaatgaatagtttgtgtgttgttatttctggtgtaaagctaaccatgcaggagctgggcgggacgaaaagcaggtcTGCTCACCTCCTTCTACAATCAGGTGTTTTCATAAGCCAGAAACAGAGATGGCCCAGCACTCCCTATAAGCTATGAGTTCTGCTGAAAACTGACTATAGTGAGGAAAACTCAAGCATCCTGCACATCCCAAGGGGATCTCCACTCAGGCTGGCACCTGCCGTCTGCAGCAGTGCTGCCCCCTTGAGGGCTTTAAGGAGACAAGCACAGGATGGGCTCCTGGTGCAGAGAGTTAGGCACAGCCAGATCCTGCCATCTTCTACTCTGTCCCCGACATCCACAGAAACTTGCAGCGATCACATGACATCATTTCTTCCTCAGTCCACCTCTGATTTTGGACTCGTCAGTCTCTTTCCACAAAGCAGCATGGGTATCAAGGCTGGAGTCTTACTGGATATTTTCCTTGTCCCCAGGCAGCCCTCTCTCCGCTGTCATAATCAGGAGCCATAATGCaccatttcttcttctcccacTAGTCTCCAGGGTGCTCACCACTGTACATGGATGGATGAGGATCTCACCTTAGTCCGATCTAGTGTAAGGAGTGATTCCTGCCTGGTTCCTCTGTCAAGTTCCATGGCTTATTTCTGAGGCCTATGCTCTGCCTGATCAATGCCTCTCTGATGGAAGTATAGCTGGAGCCTGCATTCCTCTGCAGAGCCACTCAAGGAAGCTCACTTCTGAAGCCCTCCCTTTCTTTACCTCCCGACACCCATGCCTGGAGCCACAGCATCAAGCATCTACAGCCCAGGTCTTGCTGTCTTGTACGGGGATCTGAGAATTCCCCAGAGGTTAGGTTGGCCCCTATCTGCATGCAGCAAATTCTTAGTTCAGCCTAGAACAGGGCACAGGACTAGCAGGCTTTTCTGAGTATGGAGAGACTTTCTGACctgatttataaatattattcacTACCTTTTTCTGGGATCTAGAATTGGGGTTTGTGAACTACTGCTGCCCTCTACTGGACATGAGACAGAAGCCTCCCCAAAGGCAGTCGGTCCAAGGGGCGGGGCCACACTTACCACCAGAGAAGCCCACACAACACCCCTGGCAAAGTGAGTGCCAGCAACAGCATCCGCCAGTCTCTGATGAAGTATGCAAAAAGAGGCAGCACCATGAAGCCAAATGCAAAAAATATGCACACTCCTAAGGTGGCGAATATAATTCGAATTGACTTGGAGAGAATTTCTGTTCCTGTTCAAAACAAGGGAGGAGTAAAGTTAATCATTAATTGGGGTTATTTTCTTATGACTCTTCTGTGGTATCATTTTCAGTGCAGAGacaaggagggaggcagagttagCTGTGTTCTGAGGCCCTGGGAAGGGTTGCATCTGAACTAAGACTGCTTTGATTTTGCTCCTGGGTGTTTCTCTGAGGTCCCTGGGCAACAGTGCTCTCATgaaaacatcatcatcatcatccccagCCACACATGCTAACTATTATCCTTCGAGGAAAATAAGGATGTTCTAGGAAATGtgaaaagaaagtaataaataatGCTTTCCACAATACAACCTAAGGAACCCAATGATCTGATTGCTTCAGCAAGGCTCTTTCAAACAGGGAGACCAGAAGCTTTCCAGTGGGAACAAGGTGGCTTGTCTGAGTCAGAGCCTTGAATGGTGGACTCTGACAGAACCTTAACTGGACCTCTCAGCTCACTGTCCTTGGCAGACACTGACAGCCACCAATGCTCTTTGGCATCTCCCTTTCCTGGGGAGCCCGCCCTtcatgctccccccccccccgctggtGTGCCTCCTTCTTTCCTTAGCTACCTAGGCCCTTGCCTTGCAAGTCTTTAAGAATGGATGCCCCGTGGTGAATCCTAGTTAATGGCTTAAGTACTAATAAGGCCAAAGGGCCACaagtcagaggccagaagagaactgGACATCAGAAGTCAGAAACCATTGTCAGGCTTTATTTCCCAGCTGGTAAGCTAGGTTTATTTACTGGGGAATTCTAGCCAGTTTTCCCTGAGGGACATCACAACTTGTCTCCAGAAAAGTGAAACACAGTATATAAAACTGAACTCCAACTGATGTCCATACCCAGGACAAATGCTGCCACATAGTTGGATATATGACCCATTCCAACAAGGGTATACAGCGCAGTAAACATCTCGAAGTTCACAGAGAAGACTTGCAGGAAGCTGAACCCCGTGTGCATGGCCATGGTCCAAAACAGCACAGTCTTCCGACCAAAcctggggaggagaagaggatcACAGAGAAACAGCCGAGAGAGGCAGCAGCAACTGGTTTCACAGAGAGGTGCTTTCTCCTGTTATAAGGACTGGCACCAGGATGGTTCTACTCTCTGTCCCCATGCTGTCACTGATACTTTCCAGGATGAATTTGTAGCCTGGACATTCAGGCTGCTCCAAAGGCAGTGCCTCACTGATGCTAGTGACTACAGAGGCTAGAAAGGCATTTGTTATGTTTAAATCCATATATTCATAATAActttaaagacaaaatacatGTTAAAAAACTCGAATATATAGTTGCTTGAAAATTTGACTTTTGTAATATATTGAGTATATTCTCTCCcaagtgaattcttttttttttgcgggggggggggggtgtttcaagacagggtttctctgtagctttggaacctgtcctggaactagatcttgtagaccaggctggccttgaacttacagagatctgcctgtctctgcctcctgagtgctgggatgaaaggtgtgtgccaccacctcccggcccaagttaaaaaaaattaactgcatttatttacattttaaagaagggtTTGAGAAATAAATGCACAACAGAAATTTCATATACTTTACACAACTAAATAGACATTCACACATATTTTGATAAACATAAAATAGTCACTTGTATATAACATTCAGGAGCaaagtatttataaatacaaagaaatggCTCAAAGTCCGTAATGTGGTAACAGACATGCCTGGCAATTGTGTTCACTCAGATTTAATAACTGTAGGTGGCTGAAGCAACCATGTAACCTGAGTCTTTCTTCTGTGATACCAGGGTCAGAAACCTTGTTCTAGGTCAGTGTTTTACTATTGAGGTATACCCCAGTTCACAATTCCAACCTTTTCATtctaaacttttctttcattttttatttattggggtGCACCCAAGTGGAGTTCAGAGGGCAACTTATGAAGTTGATATCTCCATCCATCATATGAGTActggaggttgaactcaggtcattattTTTGCCAGTAAGCACATTTATGTTGAAAATGTAAAAGGTCACCAGACAAgcaatctgattttttttctgcttgagttaaaaaattttaattttatgtttataggtGTTTGGTCTGCATATAAGTCTGAGCATAATATTTATGCTTGGtatcctcagaggtcagaagagagcattagatcccctagaaccagagttacagatggctgtgagcctttatataggtgctggaaattaaacctaaGCCctgcaaaagcagtcagtgctctaaatgtctgaactgtctctccagcccccaatctttgggaaaacaaacaaccctaaaaaacaacaacaaaaccctccatGGGTCACCCAAGGGGCTGAGATCTGGagaaatttttatctttctcaagTGCAGATATACAAAAAAATCCATCTCTTTATTTATTGTGGAAGTACAATAGTATCTATTGGAAATGatacaaatatgaaatatgtAGCATAATGGATTATAGATAATGATACTTGTAATTCAAAATAATGGGAGGAGATGAgcatagttcagtggcagagggcATGCCTAGCAAGCACCAGGACCTGGATTCAACTTCCagcacaaatgaaaaaaaaaaaaaaacgactaCAAAAACAACCGAACATACAAAACCGTTTATTACAGGGACAGATTATGGGCAACTGCATGAAGGcggtcagaggagcagcagactTGCATCATTATCTACAGTGCAGACTGCTGTCTTTCTTAGATTAgcatgcttctgttttcttttggtcatggttcttTTTGGAGAATACATTCACCCACACTGTCTGCATGGAGGACCTTCTCAGTCCATGTAGACTCGCACACTATGGGAAACACCCTCGGATACACCTGAAacaaagctttctcaggtttgtAGGTGTCCATCTGCCTACTGTGTTACAGTTTTCCTGAGTACCATCAAAAAACGCATCAATCCCTTCCCTGGACGTAAGCTGTCTGCTCTCTTTACATATCTTCTTTACAACAAGAATCTCAGTTTGGAggttttctttggtgtgtgtatgcgtgtgtgtgtgtgtgtgtgtgtgtacgtgttctCCTGTGCACGTGTATTTATGCATGTAGAAACTAGAGGTCAATTTCAGTGTCATTATTCAGAAGCTGCCCACATCATTTTTTAAACCTATTTCTTTATTGAGTCTCTGGGAATTTCACGTCATGCACCCCAACCCCACCCATCTCCCCGTCCCTCCACAtccctccctcacccctgcagcaAGCCCCCCAaattacttaaaacaaaaacaaacaaaaatcacctaACTCCTCCATCTTTCTAATACCTCTTCATTCATTCTACTAGTACCAGGAATTGTGGCACTTCATGTAGTATGTCCAATCAGCCCCCACCCGCAAAATACTCATTGCAATGAGCCACTGGTTTAGTTCATGGCCTCTGGTACAGCATCATCACTGCACTTTTGctgaaactcctctcagatagcCTGCTGTTGCCCTGCAGTTATCGCTGCAGCACCAGTCCCTTCCCGCACTCCAGCATGTCAGAGATGGGGTAGATGTCTAGTTAgtgtgggccaacccaaggctccggatgtgggtctgggtggtagctgagctgacCGGTCAGGCGAGGGACAGAGCCAGCTCTCTTAGGCTCCTACCATTAGGGCCATCTCTCCCCAGTGCGGGTGGATGGGAGCTTTCCCATAGGGGTGCAGGGCTAGCTCTCCTTCTTCAAGCAAGGGGCAGAGCC belongs to Microtus ochrogaster isolate Prairie Vole_2 unplaced genomic scaffold, MicOch1.0 UNK300, whole genome shotgun sequence and includes:
- the LOC101984944 gene encoding solute carrier family 22 member 21 isoform X3 yields the protein MGVLLGSFISGQLSDRFGRKTVLFWTMAMHTGFSFLQVFSVNFEMFTALYTLVGMGHISNYVAAFVLGTEILSKSIRIIFATLGVCIFFAFGFMVLPLFAYFIRDWRMLLLALTLPGVLCGLLWWCIPESPRWLISQGRIKEAEVIIRRAAKINGIVAPSPIFDPNELQDASSKKPHKHHIYDLIRTRNIRILTIMSIILWLTISVGYFGLSLDTPNLNGNIYLNGFLLAAVEVPAYVLAWLLLQHVTRRYSMAGSLFLGGSVLLLLQLVPSGMDGVCLQDSV
- the LOC101984944 gene encoding solute carrier family 22 member 21 isoform X2, with the translated sequence MAMHTGFSFLQVFSVNFEMFTALYTLVGMGHISNYVAAFVLGTEILSKSIRIIFATLGVCIFFAFGFMVLPLFAYFIRDWRMLLLALTLPGVLCGLLWWCIPESPRWLISQGRIKEAEVIIRRAAKINGIVAPSPIFDPNELQDASSKKPHKHHIYDLIRTRNIRILTIMSIILWLTISVGYFGLSLDTPNLNGNIYLNGFLLAAVEVPAYVLAWLLLQHVTRRYSMAGSLFLGGSVLLLLQLVPSGMDGVCLQDSV
- the LOC101984944 gene encoding solute carrier family 22 member 21 isoform X1, translated to MQTVRDAELLLCLINISSFCEVLRRVYYAISLSWSFMIYHRLLRSEERLAPELGHGGSDRILLYPVASGSEKSPGRDRMLFCLGSKAALLCHIHSRFGRKTVLFWTMAMHTGFSFLQVFSVNFEMFTALYTLVGMGHISNYVAAFVLGTEILSKSIRIIFATLGVCIFFAFGFMVLPLFAYFIRDWRMLLLALTLPGVLCGLLWWCIPESPRWLISQGRIKEAEVIIRRAAKINGIVAPSPIFDPNELQDASSKKPHKHHIYDLIRTRNIRILTIMSIILWLTISVGYFGLSLDTPNLNGNIYLNGFLLAAVEVPAYVLAWLLLQHVTRRYSMAGSLFLGGSVLLLLQLVPSGMDGVCLQDSV